A single genomic interval of Cucumis sativus cultivar 9930 chromosome 5, Cucumber_9930_V3, whole genome shotgun sequence harbors:
- the LOC101206714 gene encoding probable acyl-activating enzyme 5, peroxisomal, with amino-acid sequence MEDLKPRPANSFPLTPIGFIERAAIIYGDSTSIIYNSTTYTWSETHRRCLQLASSISSFGIQRGHVVSVFAPNTPAMYELHFAVPMAGAILNTINLRLDTRTISILLRHSESKLIFVDQPSCALIFDALALFPPDMKRPLLVLITDDTAEQDSSLPSVVSIRDNFVDSYENMVKSGDSKFQWIRPLSEWDPIVLNYTSGTTSAPKGVVNCHRGVFTVALDSILEWGVPKQSVYLWTLPMFHGNGWSFPWGIAAVGGTNVCIRKFDSRLIFSLIRRHHVTHLCGAPVVLNMLTNSPDNLPLDRPVKILTAGAPPPASVLLRTESLGFVVTHGYGLTESAGTIICCSWKSEWNQLPAIEQARLKARQGVRMLAVEAVDVLDPETRKSVKRDGASIGEIVVRGPSLMLGYLKDTEATSKAMSEDGWFFTGDVGVMHPDGYIEIKDRSKDVIISGGENLSSVEVESVLYMNPMVNEAAVVARPDEFWGETPCAFISLKEGLSRKPTEEEIIEYCKGKLPKFMVPKTVIFMTEMPKTATGKFQKFVLRQKAKSLGPPQKSRL; translated from the coding sequence ATGGAAGATCTGAAGCCAAGGCCTGCTAATTCCTTTCCCCTCACTCCAATCGGCTTCATCGAAAGAGCCGCCATCATTTATGGGGATTCTACCTCCATTATCTACAACTCCACCACTTACACCTGGTCCGAAACTCATCGTCGATGCCTTCAACTCGCCTCTTCCATCTCTTCCTTTGGCATTCAAAGAGGCCATGTTGTCTCTGTCTTCGCTCCCAACACTCCCGCCATGTACGAACTCCACTTCGCTGTTCCCATGGCTGGTGCCATTCTTAATACCATCAATCTCCGCCTTGACACTCGAACCATCTCCATTCTCCTCCGCCATAGCGAATCCAAACTCATCTTCGTCGATCAACCCTCTTGTGCTCTAATCTTTGACGCTTTGGCCTTGTTCCCGCCAGACATGAAACGACCCTTGCTTGTCCTCATTACCGACGACACTGCAGAGCAAGACTCGTCATTGCCATCCGTTGTTTCCATCCGAGACAATTTTGTGGATTCATATGAGAACATGGTTAAGAGTGGAGATTCTAAGTTCCAATGGATACGACCCTTAAGTGAGTGGGATCCGATTGTTTTGAATTATACTTCTGGAACAACATCAGCGCCAAAGGGAGTGGTAAACTGTCACAGGGGAGTTTTCACGGTGGCACTCGATTCAATTTTGGAATGGGGAGTTCCTAAGCAATCGGTTTATTTATGGACCTTACCAATGTTTCATGGCAATGGTTGGAGTTTCCCTTGGGGAATTGCCGCTGTAGGTGGCACAAATGTTTGTATTCGAAAATTTGATTCAAGAttgattttttctctaattcgTCGTCATCACGTGACACACTTGTGTGGAGCTCCAGTTGTACTCAATATGCTAACAAACTCCCCTGACAATCTACCACTTGATCGACCGGTCAAGATTCTCACTGCCGGAGCACCACCACCCGCATCAGTTCTGCTTCGAACTGAATCACTGGGGTTTGTCGTCACCCATGGGTACGGATTGACTGAGAGTGCAGGGACGATCATCTGCTGTTCATGGAAGTCGGAGTGGAACCAACTCCCAGCAATAGAGCAAGCACGACTGAAGGCGAGGCAGGGCGTACGGATGCTAGCAGTGGAGGCGGTGGATGTGTTGGATCCAGAGACTAGAAAAAGCGTGAAAAGAGATGGAGCTTCCATAGGAGAGATCGTTGTGAGAGGTCCATCGCTAATGCTTGGGTATTTGAAAGATACAGAAGCAACAAGTAAAGCAATGAGCGAGGATGGGTGGTTCTTCACCGGAGATGTTGGGGTGATGCACCCGGATGGGTATATAGAGATAAAGGACCGATCAAAGGATGTGATCATTAGTGGGGGAGAGAATTTGAGCAGTGTTGAGGTTGAATCAGTTTTGTACATGAATCCAATGGTGAATGAGGCGGCAGTGGTGGCACGACCAGACGAGTTCTGGGGAGAGACGCCATGTGCGTTTATAAGCTTGAAAGAAGGATTGAGTCGGAAACCAACAGAAGAAGAGATTATTGAGTATTGCAAAGGGAAGTTACCAAAGTTTATGGTGCCAAAGACAGTGATCTTCATGACGGAAATGCCAAAGACCGCCACAGGGAAATTCCAAAAGTTTGTGCTTAGACAAAAGGCCAAGTCACTAGGCCCTCCACAAAAGAGTAGATTGTAG
- the LOC116403911 gene encoding uncharacterized protein LOC116403911, whose amino-acid sequence MDKSWMHKSRLSKDYELGVENFIKFGFSNTTSSYIRYPCLKCGIVKNIVERVRDHLYVNGIDESYKIWFWHGEELPNSSFYDESSKFDIHTCEDQDVGSVKEIIEVAHEEYSKDPTGFEKLLIDAEKPLYEGCKKWKNVKDTNERRKQIPSKVIWYFPIIPRFKRLFRSIECAENLTWHSTKRINDGKLRHPADSPAWKLVDMKWPDFGSEPRNLRLALSADGVNPHGPKQPGDDIDIYLSPLIEALKLLWESGVECYDAYREEPFNLRSVLLWTINDFPAYGNLSRCCVKGYKACPICGDNTNSIRLKYGKKMAYLGHRRFLARNHPYRRQKKSFNGKKELDTIPEPLSGEDVYLKLKDLEFSRGKKNHKKRLMNRSDKICCTLLDIPGKSKDGLNVRRDLVDLKLRPELAPISSEKKIFIPPACYTLTKDEKRCVLKTLSGIKVPEGYSSNIRNLVSMTDLKLNRLKSHDCPVLIQQLFPIAIRSVLPKHVRYAITRLCVFFNFVCNKVLDVQQLDKLEEDIVVTLCLFEKYFPPSFFTIMIHLTVHIVREVKLCGPIYLRWMYPFERLMKVIKNSVRNRYRPEGCIAESYLIEEAVEFYTDFLFGVDSIGLGTRKSQDHLDTSNIGSPWEFPFKPQQKLLHQAHQYVSTELEVGNVGVSDNLRWIAHGPHPFVIRYSGYAINGCRYHTQSCDKERSVQNSGVSLVAKTMQVSSSKDKNLVIEDIGVQIDELSYVLVDLNRVGHKSDSFILASQAKQVFYVEDPSDVRWSVVLTPPQRDFEDRYNNDELGDTILQCEGIPNGMPDVDLNNDLDDNILTYVRAYCECTWIPT is encoded by the exons ATGGATAAATCTTGGATGCACAAGAGTAGATTGTCTAAAGATTATGAGTTGGGTGTGGaaaacttcatcaaatttggattttctaaTACAACTAGCTCCTATATTCGTTATCCTTGTTTGAAATGTGGGATTGTGAAAAACATAGTAGAAAGGGTTAGAGATCACTTGTATGTTAATGGTATTGatgaaagttataaaatttggttttggcATGGGGAAGAACTTCCTAACTCATCCTTCTATGATGaatcttcaaagtttgacATCCATACATGTGAAGATCAGGATGTTGGAagtgtaaaagaaattattgaagttgCTCATGAGGAGTATTCAAAAGACCCAACTGGGTTTGAGAAGTTGCTTATTGATGCTGAAAAACCATTGTACGAAGGATGCAAAAA GTGGAAAAACGTCAAGGATACAAATGAAAGGAGAAAGCAAATTCCCTCTAAAGTGATATGGTACTTTCCAATCATTCCACGATTTAAAAGGCTATTCAGAAGCATTGAATGTGCTGAAAACTTGACTTGGCATTCTACTAAAAGAATTAATGATGGTAAGTTACGACATCCAGCAGACTCTCCAGCATGGAAGTTAGTAGACATGAAATGGCCAGACTTCGGTTCTGAACCCAGAAATCTTCGTTTAGCATTGTCAGCCGATGGAGTAAATCCTCATG GACCAAAACAACCAGGGGATGACATAGACATATACTTATCACCACTAATTGAAgctttaaaacttttatgggAAAGTGGTGTTGAATGTTATGATGCTTATCGAGAAGAACCATTCAACTTAAGGTCAGTTTTGTTGTGGACAATCAATGATTTTCCTGCATATGGTAACCTTAGTAGATGTTGTGTGAAAGGGTATAAAGCATGCCCAATTTGTGGAGATAATACAAATTCTATAAGGTTAAAGTATGGGAAGAAAATGGCATACCTTGGACATCGTAGATTTTTGGCACGAAATCATCCGTATCGACGACAAAAGAAGTCATTCAATGgtaaaaaagaacttgataCAATTCCAGAGCCACTTTCTGGGGAGGAtgtgtatttaaaattgaaagatctTGAATTTTCTAGAGGGAAGAAGAACCATAAGAAACGGTTGATGAACAGAAGTGACAAAATTTGTT GTACACTTCTTGATATTCCTGGGAAAAGTAAGGATGGATTGAATGTTAGACGCGATTTAGTTGATCTAAAACTTCGACCAGAGCTTGCCCCTATCAgcagtgaaaagaaaatattcattCCGCCTGCGTGTTATACTCTTACAAAGGATGAAAAACGATGTGTTTTGAAGACTTTGTCTGGAATAAAGGTTCCTGAAGGTTACTCTTCCAATATTAGAAACCTTGTGTCAATGACAGATTTAAAACTTAATCGTTTAAAATCTCACGATTGTCCTGTGCTCATACAACAGTTGTTTCCCATTGCGATAAGATCAGTGCTACCGAAACATGTTCGTTACGCTATAACTAGGTTGTGcgtctttttcaattttgtatgcAACAAGGTATTAGACGTACAACAACTAGACAAGTTGGAAGAAGATATTGTGGTAACattgtgtttgtttgaaaaGTATTTTCCCCCTTCATTCTTCACAATCATGATTCATCTCACAGTACACATAGTTAGAGAAGTCAAACTTTGTGGCCCTATATATCTTCGATGGATGTATCCCTTTGAAAGACTCATGAAGGTCATTAAAAACTCTGTGAGGAATAGATATCGTCCAGAAGGTTGTATTGCTGAAAGTTATTTAATAGAAGAAGCTGTTGAATTTTATACTGATTTCTTATTTGGGGTAGATTCCATTGGACTTGGGACTCGCAAGTCACAAGACCATTTAGATACTTCAAACATTGGTAGTCCATGGGAGTTTCCTTTCAAACCTCAACAAAAACTTCTACATCAAGCTCATCAATAT GTATCAACTGAGCTTGAAGTTGGAAATGTTGGAGTTTCAGATAACTTACGATGGATTGCTCATGGCCCTCATCCTTTTGTTATTAGATATAGTGGTTATGCAATCAATGGATGTCGCTATCACACACAATCTTGTGATAAAGAACGAAGTGTACAAAACAGTGGAGTTAGCTTAGTTGCAAAAACAATGCAAGTGTCTAGttctaaagataaaaatctGGTCATCGAAGATAT CGGTGTTCAGATTGATGAACTTAGTTATgttttagttgatttgaatAGAGTAGGACACAAGTCAGACTCCTTCATACTAGCAAGTCAAgcaaaacaagttttttatgTTGAGGATCCAAGCGATGTTAGATGGTCAGTTGTGCTTACTCCACCACAAAGAGACTTTGAAGATAGATATAACAACGATGAACTTGGTGATACAATACTACAGTGTGAAGGAATACCCAATGGTATGCCAGATGTTGACTTAAATAATGACTTGGATGACAACATCTTAACATACGTACGAGCATATTGTGAATGCACATGGATACCTACATAA
- the LOC116403912 gene encoding uncharacterized protein LOC116403912, translating to MWKKARVNKKGEYENDDVQQVVHKIDEISMNTSSSSQKGHSSNDVLTQALGTKEHHGRVRGVDGYVTPTNYFHSVKKTSKREDEIILENKELRRRVSELEAHIHSNLSRPLSGHGSCSKPNILEESDSMKIIKGKSKLMDKIEGKEVEEINVNDDKVELDIFKVCDRSSNKLKFLIFISY from the exons ATGTGGAAGAAGGCTCGAGTTAACAAAAAAGGGGAGTATGAGAACGACGACGTTCAACAAGTTGTCCATAAAATT gaTGAGATTTCAATGAATACGTCTTCATCGTCTCAAAAAGGACACTCTTCTAACGATGTGTTAACCCAAGCATTGGGTACAAAAGAGCATCACGGTCGTGTTCGTGGGGTCGATGGGTATGTTACTCCTACCAATTACTTTCATTCTGTAAAAAAGACATCTAAACGTGAGGATGAGATTATACTTGAGAATAAAGAACTTCGAAGGCGTGTAAGCGAATTAGAAGCACATATCCACTCAAACTTGTCTAGACCATTATCTGGACATGGTAGCTGTTCGAAGCCAAATATCTTAGAAGAGAGTGACTCgatgaaaataatcaaagggAAGAGTAAGTTGATGGATAAAATCGAAGGGAAAGAGGTGGAGGAGATCAATGTAAATGACGACAAAGTAGAGTTGGACATCTTTAAGGTATGTGATCGATCCTCtaataaactcaaattcttaatattcATATCGTATTGA
- the LOC101210048 gene encoding butyrate--CoA ligase AAE11, peroxisomal: protein MEMLLKCDANYSALTPITFLKRASAFYADRTSIIYEGTRFTWKQTYERCCRLASSLCRLTVSKNDVVSVLAPNVPALYEMHFAVPMAGAILNTINTRLDIKNIALILRHSEAKIFFVDYQYIQEAKDALRLLVAESSPIPLVVVIDDIDTPTGARLGNLEYEQLIYDGDANFTPVEVDDEWDSIALNYTSGTTSAPKGVVYSHRGAFLSTLSLVMGWEMGNAPVYLWTLPMFHCNGWTFTWGIAARGGTNICMRNTTASDIFRNINLHRVTHMCCAPIVFTIILEADNRDRRRVAWPVNVLTGGAPPPAPLLEKMEALGFHITHAYGLTEATGPALVCEWQEKWNVLPADQQANLKARQGISILTLADVDVKNLKTMESVPHDGRTTGEIVLRGSSLMKGYFKDPAATAAALKNGWFLTGDIGVIYPDGYVEIKDRSKDVIISGGENISSVEVETVLYRHPQVSEAAVVAMPHPRWGESPCAFVVLQDGGGSGRVSEAEMVAFCRKNLSHYMVPKKVVFVAELPKANGKVQKFMLREQAKYLEVSEKRIVSNMGNKSGNRRSDYGEHVIAMSRL, encoded by the exons atggagatgCTTTTGAAATGCGATGCAAATTATAGTGCTCTCACACCCATCACCTTTCTTAAAAGAGCTTCTGCTTTTTACGCTGATCGAACTTCTATTATCTATGAGGGAACTCGTTTTACATGGAAACAAACTTATGAGCGTTGTTGTCGCCTCGCCTCCTCCCTCTGTCGTCTCACTGTCTCCAAGAACGACGTC GTGTCGGTACTAGCGCCGAATGTTCCAGCATTATATGAGATGCATTTTGCAGTACCGATGGCAGGTGCCATCTTGAACACAATCAACACCCGTCTCGATATCAAGAACATCGCTCTCATCCTTCGCCACTCTGAGGCAAAGATATTCTTTGTTGATTATCAATACATTCAAGAAGCCAAAGATGCCCTTCGCTTGTTAGTGGCAGAATCGTCCCCAATCCCACTCGTTGTTGTTATTGATGACATTGACACTCCAACAGGAGCTCGGTTAGGAAACTTGGAATACGAGCAACTAATCTACGATGGCGATGCCAATTTTACTCCAGTGGAAGTTGATGACGAATGGGACTCCATAGCACTAAATTACACCTCCGGCACGACGTCAGCGCCAAAGGGTGTAGTGTATAGCCACCGAGGCGCGTTCCTTAGCACGCTCAGTTTGGTAATGGGTTGGGAAATGGGAAACGCGCCTGTGTATTTATGGACTCTACCCATGTTTCACTGTAACGGTTGGACCTTCACATGGGGGATCGCTGCTCGTGGTGGGACCAATATTTGTATGCGCAATACGACGGCGTCTGATATCTTTCGAAACATTAATTTGCATCGTGTCACTCACATGTGTTGTGCGCCAATCGTGTTTACAATCATCCTCGAGGCTGATAACCGCGATCGACGTCGAGTTGCTTGGCCCGTGAACGTTCTGACTGGCGGAGCACCTCCCCCAGCGCCGTTGCTGGAAAAGATGGAGGCTCTTGGTTTTCATATAACACATGCTTATGGATTGACTGAGGCCACTGGACCGGCGTTGGTTTGTGAGTGGCAAGAAAAATGGAATGTTTTGCCTGCCGATCAACAAGCCAACCTTAAAGCTAGACAAG GAATCAGCATTTTGACATTGGCCGATGTGGACgtcaaaaatttgaaaacaatggaAAGTGTGCCACACGACGGCCGCACCACAGGCGAGATTGTCCTGCGTGGCAGCAGTCTCATGAAAGGCTATTTCAAAGATCCCGCGGCGACTGCGGCGGCCTTAAAAAACGGTTGGTTCCTAACTGGAGACATCGGAGTGATTTACCCCGACGGGTATGTAGAAATCAAGGATCGGTCCAAGGATGTCATCATCTCCGGCGGCGAGAACATCAGCAGCGTTGAGGTAGAGACAGTGCTATACCGGCACCCACAAGTGTCGGAGGCGGCGGTTGTGGCAATGCCGCACCCCCGTTGGGGAGAGAGCCCATGTGCCTTCGTTGTCCTTCAGGACGGGGGTGGCAGTGGGAGAGTGAGTGAGGCGGAGATGGTTGCCTTTTGCCGAAAGAATTTGTCGCATTACATGGTGCCGAAGAAGGTGGTGTTCGTGGCGGAGCTACCAAAGGCGAACGGGAAGGTTCAGAAGTTCATGTTGAGGGAGCAGGCGAAATATTTGGAGGTTTCTGAGAAAAGAATAGTGAGCAACATGGGAAACAAATCGGGGAACAGGCGATCGGATTATGGTGAGCATGTTATAGCCATGTCTAGGCTTTGA